Proteins from a single region of Equus asinus isolate D_3611 breed Donkey chromosome 17, EquAss-T2T_v2, whole genome shotgun sequence:
- the MAP4K2 gene encoding mitogen-activated protein kinase kinase kinase kinase 2 isoform X2: protein MTACGSAWSSAVGGPCRRFTTTILGKDWPTPLLPSSACCFPHTEWPQHLPQTPVPALTPSISATGPLEERQIAYVCREALKGLHHLHSQGKIHRDIKGANLLLTLQGDVKLADFGVSGELTASVAKRRSFIGTPYWMAPEVAAVERKGGYNELCDVWALGITAIELGELQPPLFHLHPMRALMLMSKSSFQPPKLRDKTRWTQNFHHFLKLALTKNPKKRPTAEKLLQHPFTTQQLPRALLTQLLDKANDPHLGTPSPEDCDLETYDMFPDTIHSRGQHGPAERTPSEIQFHQVKFGAPRRKETDPLNEPWEEEWTLLGKDELSGSLLQSVQEALEERSLTIRPALELQELDSPDDAMGTIKRAPFLGSSPSVPPAEDPLSSPPGTPPPPLRGPDSPPVLPTAWATMKHRLDPERSSCHGLPPTPKVHMGACFSKVFNGCPLRIHAAVTWIHPVTRDQFLVVGAEEGIYTLNLHELHEDTLEKLISHRCAWLYCVNNVLLSLSGKSTHVWAHDLPGLFEQRRLQQQVPLSIPTNRLTQRIIPRRFALSTKIPDTKGCLQCRVVRNPYTGSTFLLAALPTSLLLLQWYEPLQKFLLLKNFSSPLPSPAGMLEPLVLDGKELPQVCVGAESPEGPGCRVLFHVLPLEAGLTPDVLIPPDGLPGSAQQVIQVDRDTILVCFDRCVRIVNLLGEPTATLAPVLTFDFSIETVVCLQDSVLAFWSHGMQGRSLDTNEVTQEITDKTRIFRVLGAHRDIILESIPTDNPEAHSNLYILTGHQSSY, encoded by the exons ATGACCGCTTGTGGATCTGCATGGAGTTCTGCGGTGGGGGGTCCCTGCAGGAGATTTACCACG ACTATCCTGGGAAAGGATTGGCCAACACCCCTTTTGCCTAGCAGTGCCTGCTGCTTCCCCCACACAGAATGGCCTCAGCATCTCCCCCAGACCCCCGTGCCAGCTCTCACCCCTTCCATTTCAGCCACCGGGCCCCTGGAGGAACGACAGATTGCCTATGTCTGCCGAGAGGCACTGAAG gggCTGCACCACTTGCATTCGCAGGGCAAGATCCACAGAGACATCAAG GGAGCCAACCTTCTCCTCACCCTCCAGGGAGATGTCAAGCTGG CTGACTTTGGGGTGTCAGGCGAGCTGACGGCGTCTGTGGCTAAGAGGAGGTCTTTCATCGGGACTCCATACTG GATGGCCCCAGAGGTGGCTGCCGTGGAGCGCAAAGGTGGCTACAATGAGCTGTGTGACGTCTGGGCCCTGGGCATCACTGCCATTGAGCTGGGCGAGCTGCAGCCCCCTCTGTTCCACCTGCACCCCATGAG GGCCTTGATGCTCATGTCCAAGAGCAGCTTCCAGCCACCCAAGCTGAGAGACAAGACTCGCTG GACCCAGAATTTCCACCACTTCCTCAAGCTGGCCTTGACCAAGAACCCCAAGAAGAGGCCAACGGCAGAGAAACTTCTgcag CACCCATTCACAACCCAGCAGCTCCCTCGGGCTCTGCTCACACAGCTGTTGGACAAGGCCAATGACCCCCACCTGGGAACCCCCTCCCCGGAAGATTGTGACCTGGAG ACTTATGACATGTTTCCAGACACCATTCACTCCCGGGGGCAGCACGGCCCGGCCGAGAGGACCCCCTCGGAGATCCAGT TTCACCAGGTGAAATTCGGCGCCCCACGCAGGAAGGAAACGGACCCCCTCAATGAGCCG TGGGAGGAGGAGTGGACGCTGCTGGGAAAGGATGAGCTGAGTGg GAGCCTGCTGCAGTCGGTCCAGGAGGCCCTGGAGGAAAG GAGCCTGACTATCCGGCCAGCCTTGGAACTCCAG GAGCTGGACTCCCCCGATGACGCCATGGGCACCATCAAGCGGGCCCCATTTTTGGGGTCGtccccctctgtgcccccagCTGAGGACCCTCTATCCAGCCCCCCAG GAACCCCGCCCCCACCTCTCCGAGGCCCTGACAGCCCCCCAGTGCTCCCCACCGCCTGGGCCACCATGAAGCACCGGTTGGATCCTGAG AGATCGTCCTGCCACGGGCTCCCCCCGACCCCCAAGGTGCAC ATGGGCGCCTGCTTCTCCAAGGTCTTCAATGGCTGCCCCCTGCGGATCCACGCTGCTGTCACCTGGATTCACCCTGTCACCCGGG ACCAGTTCCTGGTGGTGGGGGCCGAGGAAGGCATCTACACCCTCAACCTGCACGAACTGCATGAGGATACATTGGAGAAG CTGATCTCGCACCGCTGCGCCTGGCTCTACTGTGTGAATAACGTGCTGCTGTCGCTCTCAG GGAAATCCACGCATGTCTGGGCCCACGACCTCCCAGGCCTGTTCGAGCAGCGGCGCCTACAGCAGCAGGTGCCTCTCTCCATCCCTACCAACCGCCTCACCCAGCGCATCATCCCCAG GCGCTTCGCCCTGTCCACCAAGATTCCTGACACCAAGGGCTGCCTGCAGTGTCGCGTGG TGCGGAACCCCTACACAGGCAGCACCTTCCTGCTGGCCGCCCTGCCCACCAGCCTGCTCCTGCTGCAGTGGTACGAGCCGCTGCAGAAGTTCCTGCTGCTCAAG AACTTCTCCAGCCCCTTGCCCAGCCCAGCAGGGATGCTGGAGCCGCTGGTGCTGGATGGGAAGGAGCTCCCGCAGGTGTGCGTGGGGGCTGAGAGCCCCGAGGGGCCCGGCTGCCGCGTCCTGTTCCACGTCCTGCCCCTGGAGGCGGGCCTGACGCCGGATGTCCTCATCCCACCTG ATGGGCTCCCAGGCTCGGCCCAGCAAGTGATTCAGGTGGACAGGGACACAATCCTAGTCTGCTTTGACC GCTGCGTAAGGATTGTCAACCTGCTGGGCGAGCCCACGGCCACACTGGCGCCTGTGCTGACCTTCGACTTCTCCATTGAGACTGTGG TGTGTCTGCAGGACAGCGTGCTGGCCTTCTGGAGCCACGGGATGCAAGGTCGCAGCCTGGACACCAATGAG GTGACCCAGGAGATCACAGACAAGACGAGGATCTTCCGAGTGCTTGGGGCCCACAG AGACATCATCCTCGAGAGCATTCCCACCGACAACCCAGAGGCTCACAGCAACCTCTACATTCTCACGGGCCATCAGAGCAGTTACTGA
- the MAP4K2 gene encoding mitogen-activated protein kinase kinase kinase kinase 2 isoform X4: MEFCGGGSLQEIYHATGPLEERQIAYVCREALKGLHHLHSQGKIHRDIKGANLLLTLQGDVKLADFGVSGELTASVAKRRSFIGTPYWMAPEVAAVERKGGYNELCDVWALGITAIELGELQPPLFHLHPMRALMLMSKSSFQPPKLRDKTRWTQNFHHFLKLALTKNPKKRPTAEKLLQHPFTTQQLPRALLTQLLDKANDPHLGTPSPEDCDLETYDMFPDTIHSRGQHGPAERTPSEIQFHQVKFGAPRRKETDPLNEPWEEEWTLLGKDELSGSLLQSVQEALEERSLTIRPALELQELDSPDDAMGTIKRAPFLGSSPSVPPAEDPLSSPPGTPPPPLRGPDSPPVLPTAWATMKHRLDPERSSCHGLPPTPKVHMGACFSKVFNGCPLRIHAAVTWIHPVTRDQFLVVGAEEGIYTLNLHELHEDTLEKLISHRCAWLYCVNNVLLSLSGKSTHVWAHDLPGLFEQRRLQQQVPLSIPTNRLTQRIIPRRFALSTKIPDTKGCLQCRVVRNPYTGSTFLLAALPTSLLLLQWYEPLQKFLLLKNFSSPLPSPAGMLEPLVLDGKELPQVCVGAESPEGPGCRVLFHVLPLEAGLTPDVLIPPDGLPGSAQQVIQVDRDTILVCFDRCVRIVNLLGEPTATLAPVLTFDFSIETVVCLQDSVLAFWSHGMQGRSLDTNEVTQEITDKTRIFRVLGAHRDIILESIPTDNPEAHSNLYILTGHQSSY; the protein is encoded by the exons ATGGAGTTCTGCGGTGGGGGGTCCCTGCAGGAGATTTACCACG CCACCGGGCCCCTGGAGGAACGACAGATTGCCTATGTCTGCCGAGAGGCACTGAAG gggCTGCACCACTTGCATTCGCAGGGCAAGATCCACAGAGACATCAAG GGAGCCAACCTTCTCCTCACCCTCCAGGGAGATGTCAAGCTGG CTGACTTTGGGGTGTCAGGCGAGCTGACGGCGTCTGTGGCTAAGAGGAGGTCTTTCATCGGGACTCCATACTG GATGGCCCCAGAGGTGGCTGCCGTGGAGCGCAAAGGTGGCTACAATGAGCTGTGTGACGTCTGGGCCCTGGGCATCACTGCCATTGAGCTGGGCGAGCTGCAGCCCCCTCTGTTCCACCTGCACCCCATGAG GGCCTTGATGCTCATGTCCAAGAGCAGCTTCCAGCCACCCAAGCTGAGAGACAAGACTCGCTG GACCCAGAATTTCCACCACTTCCTCAAGCTGGCCTTGACCAAGAACCCCAAGAAGAGGCCAACGGCAGAGAAACTTCTgcag CACCCATTCACAACCCAGCAGCTCCCTCGGGCTCTGCTCACACAGCTGTTGGACAAGGCCAATGACCCCCACCTGGGAACCCCCTCCCCGGAAGATTGTGACCTGGAG ACTTATGACATGTTTCCAGACACCATTCACTCCCGGGGGCAGCACGGCCCGGCCGAGAGGACCCCCTCGGAGATCCAGT TTCACCAGGTGAAATTCGGCGCCCCACGCAGGAAGGAAACGGACCCCCTCAATGAGCCG TGGGAGGAGGAGTGGACGCTGCTGGGAAAGGATGAGCTGAGTGg GAGCCTGCTGCAGTCGGTCCAGGAGGCCCTGGAGGAAAG GAGCCTGACTATCCGGCCAGCCTTGGAACTCCAG GAGCTGGACTCCCCCGATGACGCCATGGGCACCATCAAGCGGGCCCCATTTTTGGGGTCGtccccctctgtgcccccagCTGAGGACCCTCTATCCAGCCCCCCAG GAACCCCGCCCCCACCTCTCCGAGGCCCTGACAGCCCCCCAGTGCTCCCCACCGCCTGGGCCACCATGAAGCACCGGTTGGATCCTGAG AGATCGTCCTGCCACGGGCTCCCCCCGACCCCCAAGGTGCAC ATGGGCGCCTGCTTCTCCAAGGTCTTCAATGGCTGCCCCCTGCGGATCCACGCTGCTGTCACCTGGATTCACCCTGTCACCCGGG ACCAGTTCCTGGTGGTGGGGGCCGAGGAAGGCATCTACACCCTCAACCTGCACGAACTGCATGAGGATACATTGGAGAAG CTGATCTCGCACCGCTGCGCCTGGCTCTACTGTGTGAATAACGTGCTGCTGTCGCTCTCAG GGAAATCCACGCATGTCTGGGCCCACGACCTCCCAGGCCTGTTCGAGCAGCGGCGCCTACAGCAGCAGGTGCCTCTCTCCATCCCTACCAACCGCCTCACCCAGCGCATCATCCCCAG GCGCTTCGCCCTGTCCACCAAGATTCCTGACACCAAGGGCTGCCTGCAGTGTCGCGTGG TGCGGAACCCCTACACAGGCAGCACCTTCCTGCTGGCCGCCCTGCCCACCAGCCTGCTCCTGCTGCAGTGGTACGAGCCGCTGCAGAAGTTCCTGCTGCTCAAG AACTTCTCCAGCCCCTTGCCCAGCCCAGCAGGGATGCTGGAGCCGCTGGTGCTGGATGGGAAGGAGCTCCCGCAGGTGTGCGTGGGGGCTGAGAGCCCCGAGGGGCCCGGCTGCCGCGTCCTGTTCCACGTCCTGCCCCTGGAGGCGGGCCTGACGCCGGATGTCCTCATCCCACCTG ATGGGCTCCCAGGCTCGGCCCAGCAAGTGATTCAGGTGGACAGGGACACAATCCTAGTCTGCTTTGACC GCTGCGTAAGGATTGTCAACCTGCTGGGCGAGCCCACGGCCACACTGGCGCCTGTGCTGACCTTCGACTTCTCCATTGAGACTGTGG TGTGTCTGCAGGACAGCGTGCTGGCCTTCTGGAGCCACGGGATGCAAGGTCGCAGCCTGGACACCAATGAG GTGACCCAGGAGATCACAGACAAGACGAGGATCTTCCGAGTGCTTGGGGCCCACAG AGACATCATCCTCGAGAGCATTCCCACCGACAACCCAGAGGCTCACAGCAACCTCTACATTCTCACGGGCCATCAGAGCAGTTACTGA
- the MAP4K2 gene encoding mitogen-activated protein kinase kinase kinase kinase 2 isoform X1 produces the protein MALLRDVSLQDPRDRFELLQRVGAGTYGDVYKARDTVTSELAAVKIVKLDPGDDISSLQQEITILRECRHPNVVAYIGSYLRNDRLWICMEFCGGGSLQEIYHATGPLEERQIAYVCREALKGLHHLHSQGKIHRDIKGANLLLTLQGDVKLADFGVSGELTASVAKRRSFIGTPYWMAPEVAAVERKGGYNELCDVWALGITAIELGELQPPLFHLHPMRALMLMSKSSFQPPKLRDKTRWTQNFHHFLKLALTKNPKKRPTAEKLLQHPFTTQQLPRALLTQLLDKANDPHLGTPSPEDCDLETYDMFPDTIHSRGQHGPAERTPSEIQFHQVKFGAPRRKETDPLNEPWEEEWTLLGKDELSGSLLQSVQEALEERSLTIRPALELQELDSPDDAMGTIKRAPFLGSSPSVPPAEDPLSSPPGTPPPPLRGPDSPPVLPTAWATMKHRLDPERSSCHGLPPTPKVHMGACFSKVFNGCPLRIHAAVTWIHPVTRDQFLVVGAEEGIYTLNLHELHEDTLEKLISHRCAWLYCVNNVLLSLSGKSTHVWAHDLPGLFEQRRLQQQVPLSIPTNRLTQRIIPRRFALSTKIPDTKGCLQCRVVRNPYTGSTFLLAALPTSLLLLQWYEPLQKFLLLKNFSSPLPSPAGMLEPLVLDGKELPQVCVGAESPEGPGCRVLFHVLPLEAGLTPDVLIPPDGLPGSAQQVIQVDRDTILVCFDRCVRIVNLLGEPTATLAPVLTFDFSIETVVCLQDSVLAFWSHGMQGRSLDTNEVTQEITDKTRIFRVLGAHRDIILESIPTDNPEAHSNLYILTGHQSSY, from the exons ATGGCGCTGCTGCGGGACGTGTCGCTGCAGGACCCGCGGGACCGCTTCGAGCTGCTGCAGCGCGTTGGGGCCGGGACCTATGGCGACGTCTACAAG GCCCGCGACACGGTCACGTCCGAACTGGCCGCGGTCAAGATAGTCAAGCTGGACCCAG GGGACGACATCAGCTCCCTCCAGCAGGAAATCACCATCCTGCGTGAGTGTCGGCACCCCAACGTGGTGGCCTACATTGGCAGCTACCTCAG GAATGACCGCTTGTGGATCTGCATGGAGTTCTGCGGTGGGGGGTCCCTGCAGGAGATTTACCACG CCACCGGGCCCCTGGAGGAACGACAGATTGCCTATGTCTGCCGAGAGGCACTGAAG gggCTGCACCACTTGCATTCGCAGGGCAAGATCCACAGAGACATCAAG GGAGCCAACCTTCTCCTCACCCTCCAGGGAGATGTCAAGCTGG CTGACTTTGGGGTGTCAGGCGAGCTGACGGCGTCTGTGGCTAAGAGGAGGTCTTTCATCGGGACTCCATACTG GATGGCCCCAGAGGTGGCTGCCGTGGAGCGCAAAGGTGGCTACAATGAGCTGTGTGACGTCTGGGCCCTGGGCATCACTGCCATTGAGCTGGGCGAGCTGCAGCCCCCTCTGTTCCACCTGCACCCCATGAG GGCCTTGATGCTCATGTCCAAGAGCAGCTTCCAGCCACCCAAGCTGAGAGACAAGACTCGCTG GACCCAGAATTTCCACCACTTCCTCAAGCTGGCCTTGACCAAGAACCCCAAGAAGAGGCCAACGGCAGAGAAACTTCTgcag CACCCATTCACAACCCAGCAGCTCCCTCGGGCTCTGCTCACACAGCTGTTGGACAAGGCCAATGACCCCCACCTGGGAACCCCCTCCCCGGAAGATTGTGACCTGGAG ACTTATGACATGTTTCCAGACACCATTCACTCCCGGGGGCAGCACGGCCCGGCCGAGAGGACCCCCTCGGAGATCCAGT TTCACCAGGTGAAATTCGGCGCCCCACGCAGGAAGGAAACGGACCCCCTCAATGAGCCG TGGGAGGAGGAGTGGACGCTGCTGGGAAAGGATGAGCTGAGTGg GAGCCTGCTGCAGTCGGTCCAGGAGGCCCTGGAGGAAAG GAGCCTGACTATCCGGCCAGCCTTGGAACTCCAG GAGCTGGACTCCCCCGATGACGCCATGGGCACCATCAAGCGGGCCCCATTTTTGGGGTCGtccccctctgtgcccccagCTGAGGACCCTCTATCCAGCCCCCCAG GAACCCCGCCCCCACCTCTCCGAGGCCCTGACAGCCCCCCAGTGCTCCCCACCGCCTGGGCCACCATGAAGCACCGGTTGGATCCTGAG AGATCGTCCTGCCACGGGCTCCCCCCGACCCCCAAGGTGCAC ATGGGCGCCTGCTTCTCCAAGGTCTTCAATGGCTGCCCCCTGCGGATCCACGCTGCTGTCACCTGGATTCACCCTGTCACCCGGG ACCAGTTCCTGGTGGTGGGGGCCGAGGAAGGCATCTACACCCTCAACCTGCACGAACTGCATGAGGATACATTGGAGAAG CTGATCTCGCACCGCTGCGCCTGGCTCTACTGTGTGAATAACGTGCTGCTGTCGCTCTCAG GGAAATCCACGCATGTCTGGGCCCACGACCTCCCAGGCCTGTTCGAGCAGCGGCGCCTACAGCAGCAGGTGCCTCTCTCCATCCCTACCAACCGCCTCACCCAGCGCATCATCCCCAG GCGCTTCGCCCTGTCCACCAAGATTCCTGACACCAAGGGCTGCCTGCAGTGTCGCGTGG TGCGGAACCCCTACACAGGCAGCACCTTCCTGCTGGCCGCCCTGCCCACCAGCCTGCTCCTGCTGCAGTGGTACGAGCCGCTGCAGAAGTTCCTGCTGCTCAAG AACTTCTCCAGCCCCTTGCCCAGCCCAGCAGGGATGCTGGAGCCGCTGGTGCTGGATGGGAAGGAGCTCCCGCAGGTGTGCGTGGGGGCTGAGAGCCCCGAGGGGCCCGGCTGCCGCGTCCTGTTCCACGTCCTGCCCCTGGAGGCGGGCCTGACGCCGGATGTCCTCATCCCACCTG ATGGGCTCCCAGGCTCGGCCCAGCAAGTGATTCAGGTGGACAGGGACACAATCCTAGTCTGCTTTGACC GCTGCGTAAGGATTGTCAACCTGCTGGGCGAGCCCACGGCCACACTGGCGCCTGTGCTGACCTTCGACTTCTCCATTGAGACTGTGG TGTGTCTGCAGGACAGCGTGCTGGCCTTCTGGAGCCACGGGATGCAAGGTCGCAGCCTGGACACCAATGAG GTGACCCAGGAGATCACAGACAAGACGAGGATCTTCCGAGTGCTTGGGGCCCACAG AGACATCATCCTCGAGAGCATTCCCACCGACAACCCAGAGGCTCACAGCAACCTCTACATTCTCACGGGCCATCAGAGCAGTTACTGA
- the MAP4K2 gene encoding mitogen-activated protein kinase kinase kinase kinase 2 isoform X3 produces MASASPPDPRASSHPFHFSHRAPGGTTDCLCLPRGTEGAAPLAFAGQDPQRHQGSQPSPHPPGRCQAGSVPRGHNQADFGVSGELTASVAKRRSFIGTPYWMAPEVAAVERKGGYNELCDVWALGITAIELGELQPPLFHLHPMRALMLMSKSSFQPPKLRDKTRWTQNFHHFLKLALTKNPKKRPTAEKLLQHPFTTQQLPRALLTQLLDKANDPHLGTPSPEDCDLETYDMFPDTIHSRGQHGPAERTPSEIQFHQVKFGAPRRKETDPLNEPWEEEWTLLGKDELSGSLLQSVQEALEERSLTIRPALELQELDSPDDAMGTIKRAPFLGSSPSVPPAEDPLSSPPGTPPPPLRGPDSPPVLPTAWATMKHRLDPERSSCHGLPPTPKVHMGACFSKVFNGCPLRIHAAVTWIHPVTRDQFLVVGAEEGIYTLNLHELHEDTLEKLISHRCAWLYCVNNVLLSLSGKSTHVWAHDLPGLFEQRRLQQQVPLSIPTNRLTQRIIPRRFALSTKIPDTKGCLQCRVVRNPYTGSTFLLAALPTSLLLLQWYEPLQKFLLLKNFSSPLPSPAGMLEPLVLDGKELPQVCVGAESPEGPGCRVLFHVLPLEAGLTPDVLIPPDGLPGSAQQVIQVDRDTILVCFDRCVRIVNLLGEPTATLAPVLTFDFSIETVVCLQDSVLAFWSHGMQGRSLDTNEVTQEITDKTRIFRVLGAHRDIILESIPTDNPEAHSNLYILTGHQSSY; encoded by the exons ATGGCCTCAGCATCTCCCCCAGACCCCCGTGCCAGCTCTCACCCCTTCCATTTCAGCCACCGGGCCCCTGGAGGAACGACAGATTGCCTATGTCTGCCGAGAGGCACTGAAG gggCTGCACCACTTGCATTCGCAGGGCAAGATCCACAGAGACATCAAG GGAGCCAACCTTCTCCTCACCCTCCAGGGAGATGTCAAGCTGGGTCAGTACCCCGGGGACACAATCAGG CTGACTTTGGGGTGTCAGGCGAGCTGACGGCGTCTGTGGCTAAGAGGAGGTCTTTCATCGGGACTCCATACTG GATGGCCCCAGAGGTGGCTGCCGTGGAGCGCAAAGGTGGCTACAATGAGCTGTGTGACGTCTGGGCCCTGGGCATCACTGCCATTGAGCTGGGCGAGCTGCAGCCCCCTCTGTTCCACCTGCACCCCATGAG GGCCTTGATGCTCATGTCCAAGAGCAGCTTCCAGCCACCCAAGCTGAGAGACAAGACTCGCTG GACCCAGAATTTCCACCACTTCCTCAAGCTGGCCTTGACCAAGAACCCCAAGAAGAGGCCAACGGCAGAGAAACTTCTgcag CACCCATTCACAACCCAGCAGCTCCCTCGGGCTCTGCTCACACAGCTGTTGGACAAGGCCAATGACCCCCACCTGGGAACCCCCTCCCCGGAAGATTGTGACCTGGAG ACTTATGACATGTTTCCAGACACCATTCACTCCCGGGGGCAGCACGGCCCGGCCGAGAGGACCCCCTCGGAGATCCAGT TTCACCAGGTGAAATTCGGCGCCCCACGCAGGAAGGAAACGGACCCCCTCAATGAGCCG TGGGAGGAGGAGTGGACGCTGCTGGGAAAGGATGAGCTGAGTGg GAGCCTGCTGCAGTCGGTCCAGGAGGCCCTGGAGGAAAG GAGCCTGACTATCCGGCCAGCCTTGGAACTCCAG GAGCTGGACTCCCCCGATGACGCCATGGGCACCATCAAGCGGGCCCCATTTTTGGGGTCGtccccctctgtgcccccagCTGAGGACCCTCTATCCAGCCCCCCAG GAACCCCGCCCCCACCTCTCCGAGGCCCTGACAGCCCCCCAGTGCTCCCCACCGCCTGGGCCACCATGAAGCACCGGTTGGATCCTGAG AGATCGTCCTGCCACGGGCTCCCCCCGACCCCCAAGGTGCAC ATGGGCGCCTGCTTCTCCAAGGTCTTCAATGGCTGCCCCCTGCGGATCCACGCTGCTGTCACCTGGATTCACCCTGTCACCCGGG ACCAGTTCCTGGTGGTGGGGGCCGAGGAAGGCATCTACACCCTCAACCTGCACGAACTGCATGAGGATACATTGGAGAAG CTGATCTCGCACCGCTGCGCCTGGCTCTACTGTGTGAATAACGTGCTGCTGTCGCTCTCAG GGAAATCCACGCATGTCTGGGCCCACGACCTCCCAGGCCTGTTCGAGCAGCGGCGCCTACAGCAGCAGGTGCCTCTCTCCATCCCTACCAACCGCCTCACCCAGCGCATCATCCCCAG GCGCTTCGCCCTGTCCACCAAGATTCCTGACACCAAGGGCTGCCTGCAGTGTCGCGTGG TGCGGAACCCCTACACAGGCAGCACCTTCCTGCTGGCCGCCCTGCCCACCAGCCTGCTCCTGCTGCAGTGGTACGAGCCGCTGCAGAAGTTCCTGCTGCTCAAG AACTTCTCCAGCCCCTTGCCCAGCCCAGCAGGGATGCTGGAGCCGCTGGTGCTGGATGGGAAGGAGCTCCCGCAGGTGTGCGTGGGGGCTGAGAGCCCCGAGGGGCCCGGCTGCCGCGTCCTGTTCCACGTCCTGCCCCTGGAGGCGGGCCTGACGCCGGATGTCCTCATCCCACCTG ATGGGCTCCCAGGCTCGGCCCAGCAAGTGATTCAGGTGGACAGGGACACAATCCTAGTCTGCTTTGACC GCTGCGTAAGGATTGTCAACCTGCTGGGCGAGCCCACGGCCACACTGGCGCCTGTGCTGACCTTCGACTTCTCCATTGAGACTGTGG TGTGTCTGCAGGACAGCGTGCTGGCCTTCTGGAGCCACGGGATGCAAGGTCGCAGCCTGGACACCAATGAG GTGACCCAGGAGATCACAGACAAGACGAGGATCTTCCGAGTGCTTGGGGCCCACAG AGACATCATCCTCGAGAGCATTCCCACCGACAACCCAGAGGCTCACAGCAACCTCTACATTCTCACGGGCCATCAGAGCAGTTACTGA